A single region of the Marmota flaviventris isolate mMarFla1 chromosome 10, mMarFla1.hap1, whole genome shotgun sequence genome encodes:
- the LOC139707312 gene encoding histone H2B type 2-E produces the protein MPEPAKSAPAPKKGSKKAVTKAQKKDGKKRKRSRKESYSIYVYKVLKQVHPDTGISSKAMGIMNSFVNDIFERIAGEASRLAHYNKRSTITSREIQTAVRLLLPGELAKHAVSEGTKAVTKYTSSK, from the coding sequence ATGCCCGAGCCGGCCAAGTCCGCTCCGGCCCCCAAGAAGGGCTCCAAGAAAGCCGTCACCAAGGCCCAGAAGAAGGACGGCAAGAAGCGCAAGCGCAGCCGCAAGGAGAGCTACTCCATCTACGTGTACAAGGTGCTGAAGCAGGTCCACCCCGACACCGGCATCTCGTCCAAGGCCATGGGCATCATGAACTCGTTCGTCAACGACATCTTCGAGCGCATCGCCGGCGAAGCGTCCCGCCTGGCGCACTACAACAAGCGCTCGACCATCACGTCGCGGGAGATCCAGACGGCCGTGCGCCTGCTGCTGCCCGGGGAGCTGGCCAAGCACGCCGTGTCCGAGGGCACCAAGGCGGTCACCAAGTACACCAGCTCCAAGTGA
- the LOC139707313 gene encoding histone H3 has product MARTKQTARKSTGGKAPRKQLATKAARKSAPATGGVKKPHRYRPGTVALREIRRYQKSTELLIRKLPFQRLVREIAQDFKTDLRFQSSAVMALQEASEAYLVGLFEDTNLCAIHAKRVTIMPKDIQLARRIRGERA; this is encoded by the coding sequence ATGGCCCGTACGAAGCAGACCGCGCGCAAGTCGACCGGTGGCAAGGCCCCGCGGAAGCAGCTGGCCACCAAGGCGGCCCGCAAGAGCGCGCCGGCCACCGGCGGCGTCAAGAAGCCCCACCGCTACCGGCCCGGCACCGTGGCGCTGCGCGAGATCCGGCGCTACCAGAAGTCCACCGAGCTGCTGATCCGCAAGCTGCCCTTCCAGCGGCTGGTGCGCGAGATCGCGCAGGACTTCAAGACCGACCTGCGCTTCCAGAGCTCGGCCGTCATGGCGCTGCAGGAGGCCAGCGAGGCCTACCTGGTGGGGCTGTTCGAGGACACCAACCTGTGCGCCATCCACGCCAAGCGCGTCACCATCATGCCCAAGGACATCCAGCTGGCCCGCCGCATCCGCGGGGAGCGAGCTTAA
- the LOC139707311 gene encoding histone H2A type 2-A: MSGRGKQGGKARAKAKSRSSRAGLQFPVGRVHRLLRKGNYAERVGAGAPVYMAAVLEYLTAEILELAGNAARDNKKTRIIPRHLQLAIRNDEELNKLLGKVTIAQGGVLPNIQAVLLPKKTESHHKAKGK; the protein is encoded by the coding sequence ATGTCCGGCCGTGGCAAGCAGGGAGGCAAGGCCCGCGCCAAGGCCAAGTCGCGCTCTTCGCGGGCTGGCCTCCAGTTCCCGGTGGGCCGGGTGCACCGCCTGCTGCGCAAGGGCAACTACGCCGAGCGGGTGGGGGCCGGCGCGCCCGTCTACATGGCGGCGGTGCTCGAGTACCTGACCGCCGAGATCCTGGAGCTGGCTGGCAACGCGGCCCGCGACAACAAGAAGACGCGCATCATCCCCCGCCACCTCCAGCTGGCCATCCGCAACGACGAGGAGCTGAACAAGCTGCTGGGCAAAGTGACCATCGCCCAGGGCGGCGTCCTGCCCAACATCCAGGCCGTGTTGCTCCCGAAGAAGACGGAGAGTCACCACAAGGCAAAGGGGAAGTGA